One window of Athalia rosae chromosome 2, iyAthRosa1.1, whole genome shotgun sequence genomic DNA carries:
- the LOC105692104 gene encoding serine/threonine-protein phosphatase 2A 65 kDa regulatory subunit A alpha isoform isoform X4, with product MAASDSTTDDSLYPIAVLIDELKNEDVQLRLNSIKKLSTIALALGVERTRSELIPFLTETIYDEDEVLLALAEQLGTFTPLVGGPEFVHCLLPPLESLATVEETVVRDKAVESLRNIASQHTPADLEAYFVRLVQRLAAGDWFTSRTSACGLFSVCYTRVSPAIKAELRNHFRNLCQDDTPMVRRSAASKLGEFAKVVEVEYLKSDLIPMFVILAQDEQDSVRLLAVEACVSIATLLQQEDVEQLVMPTLRRCTGDTSWRVRYMVADKFTDLQKAVGQEITKTDLVPAFQALLKDTEAEVRAAAANKVRDFCQNLDQLNQESIIMTNVLPYVKELVADPNQHVKSALASVIMGLSPILGKHNTIEHLLPLFLSQLKDECPEVRLNIISNLDCVNEVIGIQQLSQSLLPAIVELAEDSKWRVRLAIIEYMPLLAGQLGVEFFDEKLNSLCMTWLVDHVYAIREAATLNLKKLVEKFGPEWAQNTVIPKVLAMSRDQNYLHRMTCLFCINVLAEVCGPDITTKVMLPTVLAMANDNVANVRFNVAKTLQRIGPYLEASAVQSQVKPVLDKLNTDSDVDVKYFASEAIAGIAG from the exons ATGGCAGCGAGCGACTCTACCACCGACGACAGCCTCTACCCAATTGCTGTTTTGatcgatgaattgaaaaatgaggatGTTCAG CTGCGCTTAAACTCAATCAAGAAACTCTCGACTATCGCTCTTGCACTTGGTGTAGAACGTACACGTAGTGAGTTGATCCCATTCTTGACAGAAACAATCTATGACGAGGATGAAGTGCTCTTGGCACTTGCTGAACAGCTCGGAACATTCACTCCTCTTGTGGGAGGCCCAGAGTTTGTACACTGTCTTTTA CCACCACTAGAGTCACTAGCAACGGTAGAAGAGACAGTTGTACGTGACAAGGCAGTAGAGTCACTGCGCAACATTGCAAGCCAACATACTCCAGCAGATTTAGAGGCATACTTTGTACGTTTGGTTCAACGTCTCGCTGCTGGTGACTGGTTCACATCCCGAACATCAGCATGTGGCCTGTTTAGCGTATGTTACACTCGTGTCAGTCCTGCTATCAAAG CGGAATTGAGGAATCACTTCCGTAATTTGTGCCAGGATGACACCCCTATGGTTCGACGATCAGCGGCATCAAAATTGGGTGAATTTGCAAAAGTCGTTGAAGTTGAATACTTGAAATCAGACCTGATACCCATGTTCGTCATCCTCGCCCAAGATGAACAG gATTCTGTACGTTTACTGGCCGTCGAAGCTTGTGTTAGTATCGCCACTTTGTTACAACAAGAAGACGTAGAACAGCTGGTTATGCCAACGCTTCGTCGATGCACAGGCGACACATCCTGGCGAGTCCGGTACATGGTTGCCGACAAATTTACTGAC CTTCAAAAAGCAGTCGGTCAAGAGATCACAAAAACCGATCTTGTCCCAGCTTTCCAAGCACTACTCAAGGATACAGAGGCAGAAGTCAGAGCGGCTGCTGCCAATAAAGTCCGcgatttttgccaaaatttggaCCAATTAAACCAGGAATCAATCATTATGACCAACGTCTTACCCTATGTGAAAGAATTGGTCGCAGATCCCAATCAACATGTAAAATCTGCTCTCGCCAGTGTTATCATGGGCCTGAGCCCCATTCTTGGAAAGCACAA tacaATTGAAcatttattaccattattctTATCACAATTGAAGGATGAATGTCCTGAAGTGCGTCTCAATATCATTAGCAATTTGGATTGTGTCAATGAAGTAATTGGTATTCAACAACTTTCACAATCATTACTTCCAGCGATAGTTGAATTAGCAGAAGACTCGAAATGGCGAGTACGTCTAGCGATTATTGA ATACATGCCCTTATTGGCTGGACAACTGGGTGTTGAGTTCTTCGATGAAAAACTCAACTCGCTATGTATGACTTGGTTAGTAGATCACGTGTATGCTATCCGTGAGGCTGCTACTCTTAATCTCAAAAAACTTGTTGAGAAGTTTGGACCGGAATGGGCCCAAAATACCGTCATCCCCAAAGTCCTCGCCATGTCGAGAGATCAGAATTACCTGCACAGAATGACTTGTCTATTCTGTAttaac GTGTTAGCAGAGGTCTGTGGTCCGGATATAACGACCAAAGTAATGTTACCAACAGTTTTGGCAATGGCAAATGATAATGTAGCCAATGTCAGGTTTAACGTTGCAAAAACTCTTCAACGTATCGGGCCTTATCTCGAAGCAAGCGCAGTTCAGAGTCAAGTTAAACCTGTCCTCGACAAACTAAATACAGATAGTGATGTAGACGTCAAGTATTTTGCCTCCGAAGCTATTGCTGGTATCGCAG GTTGA
- the LOC105692104 gene encoding serine/threonine-protein phosphatase 2A 65 kDa regulatory subunit A alpha isoform isoform X1: protein MAASDSTTDDSLYPIAVLIDELKNEDVQLRLNSIKKLSTIALALGVERTRSELIPFLTETIYDEDEVLLALAEQLGTFTPLVGGPEFVHCLLPPLESLATVEETVVRDKAVESLRNIASQHTPADLEAYFVRLVQRLAAGDWFTSRTSACGLFSVCYTRVSPAIKAELRNHFRNLCQDDTPMVRRSAASKLGEFAKVVEVEYLKSDLIPMFVILAQDEQASSDSVRLLAVEACVSIATLLQQEDVEQLVMPTLRRCTGDTSWRVRYMVADKFTDLQKAVGQEITKTDLVPAFQALLKDTEAEVRAAAANKVRDFCQNLDQLNQESIIMTNVLPYVKELVADPNQHVKSALASVIMGLSPILGKHNTIEHLLPLFLSQLKDECPEVRLNIISNLDCVNEVIGIQQLSQSLLPAIVELAEDSKWRVRLAIIEYMPLLAGQLGVEFFDEKLNSLCMTWLVDHVYAIREAATLNLKKLVEKFGPEWAQNTVIPKVLAMSRDQNYLHRMTCLFCINVLAEVCGPDITTKVMLPTVLAMANDNVANVRFNVAKTLQRIGPYLEASAVQSQVKPVLDKLNTDSDVDVKYFASEAIAGIAG, encoded by the exons ATGGCAGCGAGCGACTCTACCACCGACGACAGCCTCTACCCAATTGCTGTTTTGatcgatgaattgaaaaatgaggatGTTCAG CTGCGCTTAAACTCAATCAAGAAACTCTCGACTATCGCTCTTGCACTTGGTGTAGAACGTACACGTAGTGAGTTGATCCCATTCTTGACAGAAACAATCTATGACGAGGATGAAGTGCTCTTGGCACTTGCTGAACAGCTCGGAACATTCACTCCTCTTGTGGGAGGCCCAGAGTTTGTACACTGTCTTTTA CCACCACTAGAGTCACTAGCAACGGTAGAAGAGACAGTTGTACGTGACAAGGCAGTAGAGTCACTGCGCAACATTGCAAGCCAACATACTCCAGCAGATTTAGAGGCATACTTTGTACGTTTGGTTCAACGTCTCGCTGCTGGTGACTGGTTCACATCCCGAACATCAGCATGTGGCCTGTTTAGCGTATGTTACACTCGTGTCAGTCCTGCTATCAAAG CGGAATTGAGGAATCACTTCCGTAATTTGTGCCAGGATGACACCCCTATGGTTCGACGATCAGCGGCATCAAAATTGGGTGAATTTGCAAAAGTCGTTGAAGTTGAATACTTGAAATCAGACCTGATACCCATGTTCGTCATCCTCGCCCAAGATGAACAGGCAAGTTCG gATTCTGTACGTTTACTGGCCGTCGAAGCTTGTGTTAGTATCGCCACTTTGTTACAACAAGAAGACGTAGAACAGCTGGTTATGCCAACGCTTCGTCGATGCACAGGCGACACATCCTGGCGAGTCCGGTACATGGTTGCCGACAAATTTACTGAC CTTCAAAAAGCAGTCGGTCAAGAGATCACAAAAACCGATCTTGTCCCAGCTTTCCAAGCACTACTCAAGGATACAGAGGCAGAAGTCAGAGCGGCTGCTGCCAATAAAGTCCGcgatttttgccaaaatttggaCCAATTAAACCAGGAATCAATCATTATGACCAACGTCTTACCCTATGTGAAAGAATTGGTCGCAGATCCCAATCAACATGTAAAATCTGCTCTCGCCAGTGTTATCATGGGCCTGAGCCCCATTCTTGGAAAGCACAA tacaATTGAAcatttattaccattattctTATCACAATTGAAGGATGAATGTCCTGAAGTGCGTCTCAATATCATTAGCAATTTGGATTGTGTCAATGAAGTAATTGGTATTCAACAACTTTCACAATCATTACTTCCAGCGATAGTTGAATTAGCAGAAGACTCGAAATGGCGAGTACGTCTAGCGATTATTGA ATACATGCCCTTATTGGCTGGACAACTGGGTGTTGAGTTCTTCGATGAAAAACTCAACTCGCTATGTATGACTTGGTTAGTAGATCACGTGTATGCTATCCGTGAGGCTGCTACTCTTAATCTCAAAAAACTTGTTGAGAAGTTTGGACCGGAATGGGCCCAAAATACCGTCATCCCCAAAGTCCTCGCCATGTCGAGAGATCAGAATTACCTGCACAGAATGACTTGTCTATTCTGTAttaac GTGTTAGCAGAGGTCTGTGGTCCGGATATAACGACCAAAGTAATGTTACCAACAGTTTTGGCAATGGCAAATGATAATGTAGCCAATGTCAGGTTTAACGTTGCAAAAACTCTTCAACGTATCGGGCCTTATCTCGAAGCAAGCGCAGTTCAGAGTCAAGTTAAACCTGTCCTCGACAAACTAAATACAGATAGTGATGTAGACGTCAAGTATTTTGCCTCCGAAGCTATTGCTGGTATCGCAG GTTGA
- the LOC105692104 gene encoding serine/threonine-protein phosphatase 2A 65 kDa regulatory subunit A alpha isoform isoform X2 produces the protein MAASDSTTDDSLYPIAVLIDELKNEDVQLRLNSIKKLSTIALALGVERTRSELIPFLTETIYDEDEVLLALAEQLGTFTPLVGGPEFVHCLLPPLESLATVEETVVRDKAVESLRNIASQHTPADLEAYFVRLVQRLAAGDWFTSRTSACGLFSVCYTRVSPAIKAELRNHFRNLCQDDTPMVRRSAASKLGEFAKVVEVEYLKSDLIPMFVILAQDEQASSDSVRLLAVEACVSIATLLQQEDVEQLVMPTLRRCTGDTSWRVRYMVADKFTDLQKAVGQEITKTDLVPAFQALLKDTEAEVRAAAANKVRDFCQNLDQLNQESIIMTNVLPYVKELVADPNQHVKSALASVIMGLSPILGKHNTIEHLLPLFLSQLKDECPEVRLNIISNLDCVNEVIGIQQLSQSLLPAIVELAEDSKWRVRLAIIEYMPLLAGQLGVEFFDEKLNSLCMTWLVDHVYAIREAATLNLKKLVEKFGPEWAQNTVIPKVLAMSRDQNYLHRMTCLFCINVLAEVCGPDITTKVMLPTVLAMANDNVANVRFNVAKTLQRIGPYLEASAVQSQVKPVLDKLNTDSDVDVKYFASEAIAGIAA, from the exons ATGGCAGCGAGCGACTCTACCACCGACGACAGCCTCTACCCAATTGCTGTTTTGatcgatgaattgaaaaatgaggatGTTCAG CTGCGCTTAAACTCAATCAAGAAACTCTCGACTATCGCTCTTGCACTTGGTGTAGAACGTACACGTAGTGAGTTGATCCCATTCTTGACAGAAACAATCTATGACGAGGATGAAGTGCTCTTGGCACTTGCTGAACAGCTCGGAACATTCACTCCTCTTGTGGGAGGCCCAGAGTTTGTACACTGTCTTTTA CCACCACTAGAGTCACTAGCAACGGTAGAAGAGACAGTTGTACGTGACAAGGCAGTAGAGTCACTGCGCAACATTGCAAGCCAACATACTCCAGCAGATTTAGAGGCATACTTTGTACGTTTGGTTCAACGTCTCGCTGCTGGTGACTGGTTCACATCCCGAACATCAGCATGTGGCCTGTTTAGCGTATGTTACACTCGTGTCAGTCCTGCTATCAAAG CGGAATTGAGGAATCACTTCCGTAATTTGTGCCAGGATGACACCCCTATGGTTCGACGATCAGCGGCATCAAAATTGGGTGAATTTGCAAAAGTCGTTGAAGTTGAATACTTGAAATCAGACCTGATACCCATGTTCGTCATCCTCGCCCAAGATGAACAGGCAAGTTCG gATTCTGTACGTTTACTGGCCGTCGAAGCTTGTGTTAGTATCGCCACTTTGTTACAACAAGAAGACGTAGAACAGCTGGTTATGCCAACGCTTCGTCGATGCACAGGCGACACATCCTGGCGAGTCCGGTACATGGTTGCCGACAAATTTACTGAC CTTCAAAAAGCAGTCGGTCAAGAGATCACAAAAACCGATCTTGTCCCAGCTTTCCAAGCACTACTCAAGGATACAGAGGCAGAAGTCAGAGCGGCTGCTGCCAATAAAGTCCGcgatttttgccaaaatttggaCCAATTAAACCAGGAATCAATCATTATGACCAACGTCTTACCCTATGTGAAAGAATTGGTCGCAGATCCCAATCAACATGTAAAATCTGCTCTCGCCAGTGTTATCATGGGCCTGAGCCCCATTCTTGGAAAGCACAA tacaATTGAAcatttattaccattattctTATCACAATTGAAGGATGAATGTCCTGAAGTGCGTCTCAATATCATTAGCAATTTGGATTGTGTCAATGAAGTAATTGGTATTCAACAACTTTCACAATCATTACTTCCAGCGATAGTTGAATTAGCAGAAGACTCGAAATGGCGAGTACGTCTAGCGATTATTGA ATACATGCCCTTATTGGCTGGACAACTGGGTGTTGAGTTCTTCGATGAAAAACTCAACTCGCTATGTATGACTTGGTTAGTAGATCACGTGTATGCTATCCGTGAGGCTGCTACTCTTAATCTCAAAAAACTTGTTGAGAAGTTTGGACCGGAATGGGCCCAAAATACCGTCATCCCCAAAGTCCTCGCCATGTCGAGAGATCAGAATTACCTGCACAGAATGACTTGTCTATTCTGTAttaac GTGTTAGCAGAGGTCTGTGGTCCGGATATAACGACCAAAGTAATGTTACCAACAGTTTTGGCAATGGCAAATGATAATGTAGCCAATGTCAGGTTTAACGTTGCAAAAACTCTTCAACGTATCGGGCCTTATCTCGAAGCAAGCGCAGTTCAGAGTCAAGTTAAACCTGTCCTCGACAAACTAAATACAGATAGTGATGTAGACGTCAAGTATTTTGCCTCCGAAGCTATTGCTGGTATCGCAG cGTAG
- the LOC105692104 gene encoding serine/threonine-protein phosphatase 2A 65 kDa regulatory subunit A alpha isoform isoform X3 produces the protein MAASDSTTDDSLYPIAVLIDELKNEDVQLRLNSIKKLSTIALALGVERTRSELIPFLTETIYDEDEVLLALAEQLGTFTPLVGGPEFVHCLLPPLESLATVEETVVRDKAVESLRNIASQHTPADLEAYFVRLVQRLAAGDWFTSRTSACGLFSVCYTRVSPAIKAELRNHFRNLCQDDTPMVRRSAASKLGEFAKVVEVEYLKSDLIPMFVILAQDEQDSVRLLAVEACVSIATLLQQEDVEQLVMPTLRRCTGDTSWRVRYMVADKFTDLQKAVGQEITKTDLVPAFQALLKDTEAEVRAAAANKVRDFCQNLDQLNQESIIMTNVLPYVKELVADPNQHVKSALASVIMGLSPILGKHNTIEHLLPLFLSQLKDECPEVRLNIISNLDCVNEVIGIQQLSQSLLPAIVELAEDSKWRVRLAIIEYMPLLAGQLGVEFFDEKLNSLCMTWLVDHVYAIREAATLNLKKLVEKFGPEWAQNTVIPKVLAMSRDQNYLHRMTCLFCINVLAEVCGPDITTKVMLPTVLAMANDNVANVRFNVAKTLQRIGPYLEASAVQSQVKPVLDKLNTDSDVDVKYFASEAIAGIAGKL, from the exons ATGGCAGCGAGCGACTCTACCACCGACGACAGCCTCTACCCAATTGCTGTTTTGatcgatgaattgaaaaatgaggatGTTCAG CTGCGCTTAAACTCAATCAAGAAACTCTCGACTATCGCTCTTGCACTTGGTGTAGAACGTACACGTAGTGAGTTGATCCCATTCTTGACAGAAACAATCTATGACGAGGATGAAGTGCTCTTGGCACTTGCTGAACAGCTCGGAACATTCACTCCTCTTGTGGGAGGCCCAGAGTTTGTACACTGTCTTTTA CCACCACTAGAGTCACTAGCAACGGTAGAAGAGACAGTTGTACGTGACAAGGCAGTAGAGTCACTGCGCAACATTGCAAGCCAACATACTCCAGCAGATTTAGAGGCATACTTTGTACGTTTGGTTCAACGTCTCGCTGCTGGTGACTGGTTCACATCCCGAACATCAGCATGTGGCCTGTTTAGCGTATGTTACACTCGTGTCAGTCCTGCTATCAAAG CGGAATTGAGGAATCACTTCCGTAATTTGTGCCAGGATGACACCCCTATGGTTCGACGATCAGCGGCATCAAAATTGGGTGAATTTGCAAAAGTCGTTGAAGTTGAATACTTGAAATCAGACCTGATACCCATGTTCGTCATCCTCGCCCAAGATGAACAG gATTCTGTACGTTTACTGGCCGTCGAAGCTTGTGTTAGTATCGCCACTTTGTTACAACAAGAAGACGTAGAACAGCTGGTTATGCCAACGCTTCGTCGATGCACAGGCGACACATCCTGGCGAGTCCGGTACATGGTTGCCGACAAATTTACTGAC CTTCAAAAAGCAGTCGGTCAAGAGATCACAAAAACCGATCTTGTCCCAGCTTTCCAAGCACTACTCAAGGATACAGAGGCAGAAGTCAGAGCGGCTGCTGCCAATAAAGTCCGcgatttttgccaaaatttggaCCAATTAAACCAGGAATCAATCATTATGACCAACGTCTTACCCTATGTGAAAGAATTGGTCGCAGATCCCAATCAACATGTAAAATCTGCTCTCGCCAGTGTTATCATGGGCCTGAGCCCCATTCTTGGAAAGCACAA tacaATTGAAcatttattaccattattctTATCACAATTGAAGGATGAATGTCCTGAAGTGCGTCTCAATATCATTAGCAATTTGGATTGTGTCAATGAAGTAATTGGTATTCAACAACTTTCACAATCATTACTTCCAGCGATAGTTGAATTAGCAGAAGACTCGAAATGGCGAGTACGTCTAGCGATTATTGA ATACATGCCCTTATTGGCTGGACAACTGGGTGTTGAGTTCTTCGATGAAAAACTCAACTCGCTATGTATGACTTGGTTAGTAGATCACGTGTATGCTATCCGTGAGGCTGCTACTCTTAATCTCAAAAAACTTGTTGAGAAGTTTGGACCGGAATGGGCCCAAAATACCGTCATCCCCAAAGTCCTCGCCATGTCGAGAGATCAGAATTACCTGCACAGAATGACTTGTCTATTCTGTAttaac GTGTTAGCAGAGGTCTGTGGTCCGGATATAACGACCAAAGTAATGTTACCAACAGTTTTGGCAATGGCAAATGATAATGTAGCCAATGTCAGGTTTAACGTTGCAAAAACTCTTCAACGTATCGGGCCTTATCTCGAAGCAAGCGCAGTTCAGAGTCAAGTTAAACCTGTCCTCGACAAACTAAATACAGATAGTGATGTAGACGTCAAGTATTTTGCCTCCGAAGCTATTGCTGGTATCGCAGGTAAACTCTGA